A window of the Hordeum vulgare subsp. vulgare chromosome 5H, MorexV3_pseudomolecules_assembly, whole genome shotgun sequence genome harbors these coding sequences:
- the LOC123452366 gene encoding casein kinase II subunit alpha-2-like, whose protein sequence is MAWCALRSRLHPFSPSYAAAATPHRLLLCLLSTAAPRHSHGHHHHRRRHSPTAYADESLRPMPPIGRATRHPAGATPIARVYADANSQRPKEYWDYEALDIVWGEQDGYEVLRKVGKGKYSEVFEGLRTGSEDRCVIKILKPVRKKKIKREIKILQNLYGGPNIIKLLDVVRDDGSKTPSLIFEYVNNTDFRVLYPTLSDYDIRYYIFELLKALDFSHSRGIMHRDVKPHNIMIDHEKRQLRLIDWGLAEFYHPRMEYNVRVASRCYKGPELLVDLQDYDYSLDLWSLGCMFAAMIFHVDPFFHGQDNYQQLVKITKVLGTEDFHSYLEKYGLRLDPQLEMLVGRHRRKPWEKFVDSGNRHLVSPEAIDFLDKLLRYDHQERLTAKEAMAHPYFDPVRTSESTRENVQ, encoded by the exons ATGGCCTGGTGCGCCCTGCGCAGCCGCCTCcaccccttctccccctcctacGCCGCCGCCGCGACGCCGCACCGGCTCCTGCTCTGCCTCCTTTCCACCGCGGCCCCGCGCCACTCCcacggccaccaccaccaccgccgccgccactcccCCACCGCCTACGCCGACGAGTCGCTGCGCCCCATGCCGCCCATcggccgcgccacgcgccaccccGCGGGGGCCACCCCCATCGCGCGCGTCTACGCCGACGCCAACTCCCAGCGGCCCAAGGAGTACTGGGACTACGAGGCGCTCGACATCGTGTGGGG GGAGCAGGATGGGTACGAGGTGCTGCGCAAGGTGGGCAAGGGCAAGTACAGCGAGGTGTTCGAGGGCTTACGGACCGGGAGCGAAGACAGGTGCGTCATCAAGATCCTCAAGcccgtgaggaagaagaag ATAAAGAGGGAAATAAAGATACTTCAGAACTTATATGGCGGACCTAACATTATAAAGCTACTTGATGTTGTCAGAGATGATGGTTCAAAGACGCCTAGTCTGATCTTTGAATATGTCAACAATACTGACTTCAGAGTGCTCTACCCCACACTATCGGATTATGATATCAGATACTATATATTTGAATTATTAAAG GCACTAGATTTTTCTCACTCACGGGGTATCATGCATCGAGATGTCAAGCCCCACAATATCATGATTGATCATGAGAAACGCCAGCTTCGTCTTATTGATTGGGGTCTCGCTGAGTTCTATCACCCCAGGATGGAATATAATGTTAGAGTTGCTTCAAG ATGCTATAAGGGCCCTGAATTACTTGTGGATTTGCAAGACTATGACTACTCGTTAGATTTGTGGAGCCTTGGTTGCATGTTTGCAGCAATG ATATTCCATGTGGACCCTTTCTTTCATGGTCAGGATAACTACCAACAATTAGTCAAAATAACCAAG gtTCTTGGGACCGAAGATTTCCACAGCTACCTTGAAAAATATGGTCTTCGGCTTGACCCACAGCTTGAAATGCTCGTTGGAAG ACACAGGAGGAAGCCATGGGAAAAGTTTGTCGACTCAGGGAACAGACACTTAGTGAGCCCTGAG GCTATCGATTTTCTAGACAAGCTGCTTCGCTATGACCACCAGgaaaggctgacggcaaaggaagcCATG GCGCATCCCTATTTTGACCCAGTAAGAACCTCTGAAAGCACCCGGGAGAATGTTCAATAG